CATGATGAAATATCTATTATATCTGTTATTAGAGATTAGTGGAAAGTTTAACAATGAAGAGtaaaaaatgttgaatcaaAAATTTAGATTTTATATCGTTGAAACTGtctgaaatttgattgaaatgttATTCAAGATTCCATAATACATAAATGAAATATGAGGAATGCACTATGAACGGTTTCAAATATAGAAATTGAAACATATACAGGGTAGACGTTTGAAAACGAAATAATAACATTAAAATAGTGTGACATATATTCATAAAGAAAAAGGTATGTTTCAGCTCGCATTCATAATATTTCCGAGTAAAAACTTATACTTAGGTATAAAGTATAAGTAAATCCTTCACAAAAAAGTATTTGTTTAATTATAAAAGTTTTCTTTTACTCTCAATAAAAAGGATATCCTTCAATAATTTTGAGATTGGTCAGTAGCAGACTCAGTCGTATAGTGATCAGTTGAAGCGATGGCTGAATACCAAAAGATTTTTGGGAATAAAATGCTGAAACTCTGGGAGGTGCGTTATCATTCGTCTTAAAAATGATGATATGTCTACGCTATCTCAGTATAGGTCTATCAGAAAGGCATTGGTCAAGAATTGGGTGTAAGTCATGCAGTTATGAATCCAGGGGGGTAATATCCCCCGTGGCATGACCGATGCTCCCTGAAGAAGGGGTGGAATCTGCGGCGATACATAGAAGCTAACATCCCCTTTACATATTCTTAGAGTATATCCTTGCAACCTTATACTTACAAGAATATCCTTCAGTTTTATGAATACGGCAAAATGAGTGTTTCCCAAAGACCAATTAATATCCTATAATATGGATTTTAGGTATATGGTGTTTTCGTTTAGACGCCATCTATTAAGCAAGTGTTACACTGTACAGAAAACTGAGCGTGTTCACTTTTGACGTTTGGAACTCGTCTACCTTGTCATCATCAGTCAGATCAGATATTGCAACTTGCAACCCAATCCCAAACTTTCTTAAATGTCAGTTTTCTGTGCTCTCAACTTTTCGTAGGCCGGTTTAGCAATATGGAGCAAGGGTTTGAAGTTGAGTGTGGAAAAttccaaatttcgtgaaaattgtGAATGTTGAATGGTACGTATTTGGGTACTCCTTTGAAGGTGTTCACTTGTCTTGTGTCGATTTTGCGAATGCGCTTATTTTGTTCCGTTAGATGACCCGCCATACTAGAAGCAAACACGCCTATCTTGAATTGATGTTTGTCGCGATTTGAGTGACATCAGTGAAAATGGGAACTCCAAGAAAATCGTTTACTTTGGTcatgtattcatttttttcgtaAGTTTGAGTGCGTATTAATCTTAATTCATTAAAACTACTCTggaattatattcatttttcacCTCGATAAACTGAATCTCTTTTACAAAAACAGTAAAACACCTTTAGAAagtaaattattttctttccTTTCTAATAGTTTTTGATTACGCTATTCAGAAGCTGATGATTTGATATTATAAAATGATATAATTGTAAAATTCGGTGTTCTAAAATTCTCAGATTCAGAATCTTGGTGGAAATTGACAGATAATTTGTTGAACTAGTGTAATGCAGATTGCTAGATATGACCACATAGTCATTTTGccaattttatataatttgaaaatcttggtgAACTATGCTACATATTACTCACAATGTGATATGAAGGAAATGATAATTTGTGTGGGTGAACTTATGCAGATATGTCCAATTGAACCTTTGAATGAGAAATTTGGATAGAACTAGTGGTGACACATATTCTCAAGTGGATTGATTCCTATTCAATAGAAGATTTTTGTATCAGATTATTCAGTGCACAATCAAACCACAACTGATAAGTTTTGATATCGTGAATTTTCCTCATCAAATTCACTGAATCAAGGAGAATTAttatacaattttgaaataatatcatTATTTTATGGAATTATTCACAGGTTTCAAAGTATAATAACATTTGGAAATTGATTAATGGTAAGGAAATTTTGAGTTAGTTCGTTCAAATTTCCTATGATTTAATAACTTGCATACTTTCATTTTTCGATAGTAGAATCCTATGAATTTGATAATAATGTTTTCCTCTTACCAAATGAAGTTGATGTTATATTTTGTGGAAATCTCCAGTTTTGGATATGCAACTCTTATCGaacatttgaattttcagataaCGGTTGGAGAAAATACGCAGCATCATGGGAAAACTACTCTCAAAAATTTTCGGAAACAAGGAAATGAGGATATTGATGCTAGGTCTTGATGCTGCTGGTAAAACGACAATTTTGTATAAATTGAAACTGGGGCAGTCTGTGACCACAATACCAACTGTTGGATTCAACGTGGAAACAGTGACTTACAAGAACGTCAAATTTAATGTGTGGGACGTTGGAGGGCAAGATAAAATAAGACCTCTGTGGCGTCATTACTATACGGGAACTCAAGGGTTGATATTTGTAGTTGACTGTGCCGATCGTGATAGAATAGACGAAGCTAGGCAAGAATTACATCGGATCATAAATGACAGAGAAATGAGAGATGCCATCATACTGATATTTGCCAATAAACAAGATCTGCCAGAGGCGATGAAGCCTCATGAGATTCAAGAGAAACTTGGTTTAACTAGGATAAGAGATCGGAATTGGTATGTTCAACCAGCTTGCGCTACTTCTGGGGACGGGCTCTATGAAGGTTTAACATGGCTCACCGGCAACCATAAGTTATAGCATCTCACCTTTTGAATTGTGACCTAACAATCACGGGTTAATGAAACTCATTAAAATCATTTGAAATGGCTCCTTATCGGTGGAGCAAGTTAAAAAGCAAGCGTTCGTAATAtattgtaaataattaaattcgtATTATGTATTAACTTGTTGTTTTATATTGTAAAATATTGTTGCTGCATTTGAACAGAAGTGAGCGTTATGAAGTTGATGTTTTCTGATGTGAGCTACCTATTATTTGGATGAAATCATGTATTAATTTAGTTTAATTTAGTATTCAAACCTTAGGTAACAAAAACTTTAGGTGATAtctgtttatttttttaaataaatttctaTCTAGAATATTCAATGTCAATACCAATATTTATTGTATGTCACATCTCCATTGCCTCTTCATCAGATATTACCAAAATACCTTCGTGTAAACTAAAGACTGATAGATTTAAGAACATTGGTTTCTTAGTTCCATTTGCATTTTCACCTAAATTGAGAGATCTTCAGTTAATAATCAATTTCAAGCTACACACTGAACTGCCATGCATTTATCAATGCAACATGATTTGCTTACTTGTATGGATGGGTAACAATTCAATTGTGATCATGAAATAATAGCAATATTCTGATCATAGGTGCATAATGAAGTCTCATTTTCATGTAGTGCCTTTTCGGTAGacatatgaaattttattcagaaGTCAAATCGTTTTTTTTAAGTCTATGTTGAACAATGTTTGATATGGTTTAGTGTAGATTACATATCAAGGCTCTTCAGAGATCTTCTCCAAATGTATCTTTTAAATAGTAGTTTGATATTGAGAGGTGTAATCATTAGAATGGCCCAAAAATCCATGCGAAAATAGCCACCAAACAAATCAGGGTATTTGGTAAACTTCCAGTTCCTCTACTCAGTGTTCTCTTATTTTATCTGATCATTTCTCCGACTACCATTTACGATGGAGTATGTACCAAATTACCCTGAAGAATATTAAATGTGATATTTGACGCattccataatatgaatattgatattctattgaaaaaagaaaaaagataatGATGCTATGATTATTCAAATCCAGATATTAGACGACACAGCATCCTAATCTGGTTTGAATTAATTGATggaagaaaaaaacattttgttattttaaggatgaaattttgaaaaaactcataTTGCACAACTAAGCAATGATCTATAttttatttaacaatttttttgtaaatatacTCTTGAATGATCATATAGAGGAGATATCTACCAAATAATTCTTGCAAGCCTATGTTTTTACTCATTTATCTTAAatcgtgatttttcaatttaatgacCTTTAAATCCTCATTTATTCTGATTTTTGCTGTTTTGAATTTGTAGAAAACTGAATTGCCGAATATTCTAATTTAATTAGAATTTTCAATctgaatgaataaatttcatgaagtaaatgaaaattcttAAAGATAGGTTTTTTATCTAATTGTTTTGTATTCATTCTTCTTTGGTAAGTATTCTAAGAATGATGAGTACAAATATGTAGTTTGTTTTAAATTATCCagaatttgtttttgtgttttttgttAAAACTATATATCATTTTGAGTGTTGAAATTTTATGTAGTTGCATTTTTTCTGGGAAAATTTCAATAAGTAAATTGTTAATGCTTAATTATTCTACATGGTCATCATTGAGAGGTGACTTGTAACTTTCCTTTCTGTGAAACACATAGGAATTAGCTATAAATAGTATATCTCCGAGTAGGCTTGGTAGGTAGATGAAATTTCAGTCCAACTTTTTCTCTtataattccaaaaattattgTCTACCAATTTTGTGAAAGTATGaaatgtattttttattttgaagattcACTTTGTTTCGTTTTGATGTTGAAAATTACTTAGAACTAGCAGAGAAAGCCTGTTGaaagtttttaaaaaatatacagaGCTATTTTTTCAAAAGACATTGTTGTTCTCTTGCAAcgataaattttttcatctacATACATTTTGGATTATGcagtatattttcaaatttttttattagtgCTGTTTTATAGTGATAGTTCTGGGAACAATTGTGCATTATCTCCAAAAATATGCTTTAAGTATGTAAACTTATTCTATTGTGTaatctattgaaaatttcaaagtatagtatccaacaataaaaaaaaaatattttatgatttatctgtatttatgattataaatatggttttgaatttgttttaaaattattttgtacaGAATAACTTGAGCTCGTCGGTTTTTTACCCTGACGTTATTGTAAAGTGTCAATTAAATTGCCTACATCtagcatcttttttttattaacttatttcaTAACATTTATCAATGATTTCTCAGAAATGTAAGTATCGTTTGACTATCGATTTGTAGCAAGCTGAGACATATTGATGGAAATTGTTTCATGATTGAATTAACTCATGAATTTTGTCATTGGTTCACAACtggaatttcaagttttgaataGTCTAGAATCTTACAAATTCATCTgtctttttttttgggaattctTGAGCATTGATTATACAAATCAAACAGGCAGCAAAAATCTGCTGCTTATGCGTTTTTATTCTCCTAGCTTAGTAGCTTGAGAACTTTGATCTATGGATTTGAAGCCTAAAATCCGTGATAGATCAGAGaaatgaatttctgaaaaagtataacatgaaattgaaaacatgttGAGGTGATACTAATAGTTGCGaagttttttggaatttttcagatgatttgatttatttcttagaaaaaaaaataatttttttcatgaaatttgtttttcaatgagcAGGATATATAATCTCAGAAACTGTGATGAACGATCTATTCAGGGACGATAGCTCAAAAATAAAGAAGCTCAACTTGAATATGAAATCATCGGTTTTTAATTGAGAATGATAGTTTTTGTAGCTAGTCCGTAGAAACGCAAATGATttcaatataaaagaatttgtgAGGTAAGTATATTTTTTAGttcctttgaagaaaaatctGCTATTATGTTCACTTTTCAACTTTTACCCACAACTCCGCACGTGTGCTTATCTTTGTAATCTCTGTTCCagattaagtcggcaccattgccaactacgttattattgatgctacgatgtcggttaaatggacaaactggtagcatttttagtggcttTCTCGAcaccgaaaacaaaacaaaaattgagagTCACGTtgtcataatttttcataaaatgatatttttttcaatggaacaccctatattttttcatgcatttcgattcgttataatattcttgttgaacacatatttgggcccttctattgacactattgattcacaaaacgAATGCGTCTAGCAAAATGGCTTTAAGATgtaaattatcgttttgtatattaataccaaatagcttagtggtgtcaATTGAGTGGTGCGACATGATGATCACGactttcacgagttcacatcccagcgcaattttttctttttactgtcttattttgctattagtaaCGAAATATTGCCATTcatataagtacaaaaaatgggTGTTTGGACAATCATAAGGTGTAATTTGCTGAAACAAATAAATTctttgtactagtgaaagaaataaacatttcaaaataagtcgctcattttccactttaggaagaaaggtgatatgagctttgttgttgagaatattataacgaattgaaatgcatgaaaaaatatagggcgttccattgaaaaaaatatcattttatgaaatattatgacaacgcgactgtcaatttttgttttgttttcggcatcgagaaggccactaaaaatactaccagtttgcccatttaaccgacattgtagcatcaataacaacggagttggcaatggtgccgacttaatttggaacaccctgtatagtggttGAACgcgtcctacaaaaatacttcctctaAAGCCGACTAAGTTGCAATAGAAACATCTGGTTTCAAAATTTCCGAATGAGTCAAAGATTTCTCAAACATCAATCTGTGTTATCATAATTCCCGATTCAAAACTTGCAAAATCGGTACTTTCTAAATATGAGGTGTAGTTATTtcctattcaatttttttaagattttgaaaaaagatttgAGTCTCTAGGGAGGGGAGGGGGTTCAGTGGCACCCCCCTGCCCCCCCTTGGCGACGCCTATGTGACCAGACTGATTTTTATAATTCGCAAATATATCAAatacatttttgaatgaaatcaactactcATCATTTCCTacgaatgagaaaaaaattacaacagaaatttatttggtatttgtaaaaattatcgtgttttattttatttgaaaatgtttttccaTCAAATAAGGTTTGAaccatcaaatatttatttgatattgTTATAAGAAACCCCAATTCATTTTGAGACAGATTTTCGTGCCCTCATGCTTATATTAGGCAAATTTATAGCAGGTATCTGTAGTTCCTCCGCTCAACTGCCCGAAGTAGAAAAACGTTTCGAAATTTCACCATGAAAACGTGTTGTGACCttctgcccgagaggtggcgttacgGGCGTCGTACGGCATCGGCGTGTTGTTGAGGCTTGCAGCAGAGTCACTTCTTCACGATTTGTAGGagggtgtcttaggcagagatcacACATTTTTTTCGCAGAATTTTATCGTATGAGCCTAAatcaaataatatcaataacCATGTCAAATAGAGAAAACTGGCCTGCAGGATCTCCCGATCTTATCTGCTTGGAATGTTTTTGGAGACACTTGAGATAAACTATACTATTGAGAAATCACAGAAGCTGGAGCGCATTAAATAGGTACCTACTAAGGGTGGGAATTTTTAAAAATGAGTTATGAATCTCGTTAAAactatttggttttttcattaGTTTCAGTAGGtacattttatgtttttttagataatttttaatttcttaattttgtcTTTAATTAATGAGTACACTTCTATTGTTTCTTCAATTCAGCAATCAAGAGTTATATCGATTGAATGTTCttgatattaggccaattgaaaagtccccggtctgatgcacagatggcggtgctagtattgattccatatgatttttagttagtaggtaccaaccttcaaacgataagtATCAAAATTTggcagcagtccgaccattagtttgtgagatattgcgttgtgagtgtagctacttttgttatttgaaaaaaaatggaaaacaaaagaatttcgtgtgctgataaaataatgCTTTTTAAAGGGAAAgggaaatcttggcttgatgaagagtttccggagtctgcaccaggaaaatcgaccatcattgattggtatgctgcgTTTAAACggggtgaaatgagcaccgaagtcggcgaacgcagtgaaggcccaaaaaaggctgtcaacgacgaaaaaataaaaaagttcacaaaataattttgaattaccgtaaagtgaagttgatcgagatagcagacattgtgaagatatcatctgaacgtgtacatcatattattcatgaatatttgtacatgagaaagctgtgtgcaaaatgggtgctgcgcgagctcacaatcgatcaaaggcAACAACGTATTTATGATTCTGAGCAATATTTTAAGctttttaagtgcaataaacctaaatttttgcatcgatatgtgacaatggatggaacatggctccatcattccactccggagtccaatcgatagtcagctgagtggactgcttacgatgaaccgaatccaaatcgaggaaaatacaacagtcagctggcaaggttatggcattagtattctgggatacgcaaggtataatattcattgattacctccaacagggccagaccatcaacagcgattattatatagcgttattggatcgtttaaaggatgcattcgttaaaaaatatttgaagaacatTAAGACAATGAgccgtgttacaaatcaatgaaaacaatagcaaaattgcattgATTGGGCttggaattgcttctgcatccaccgtattcgccagatctggcccccagcgacgtTTTCCTcttctcagacttcaaaagaatgctcgctggaaaggaattcaacgcaaatgaagaagtaattgccgaaactgaggcctattttgaagcgaaagacaaatcgtactacaaaaatggtatcgaaaagttggaagatcgctatattCGCTGTGTCACCCTCAAAGGCAACtacgttataataataataataaaatcgaattttgccaaaaattaatgtGTTTTAGACCGAGGATTTtgcaattggcctgttaatacCTATGCATATTTCCCTGTATTTCATAAACGAATAGATTTAGGATGATTTGAGTCAGACTGAAAACTTGTAATAGCCTGCATATAAAGTATTTTCGATTATTCAGAAATTTCTTCTGCTGTTACAGTGaaatcatatcaaattttgagtgatggaattttatattgTTGCATTTTTCTACATGATCATCACTTCAGCTCTTAGAACTGAACCCTAGCCGGACCAATGGTAAGAAGATCGAATTGTTAATTGAatgaacttcgtgcatcaaccaTCGCACTATCTATattgataaatgaaattttgacagtttTTGGGAATACGTAGAATGATCTAAAAAAATGATTCAGTGGAGTGTAAAACTTATTTAGAAAAGTCCGGTAGATTCATATCGATCGTAGAGGGTGCATTTTTTCGGGAAACCTATGAGTCCGGGAACATGCGAAAGCAGTCAGAAACCTCCTTGCTCCCGGGGATGTCGGATAGGAGGGGTGAGAAACCGCTGCAGACCCAGGCTCCCCTACAATCTCACCCTGCGTCACCACCACATTGGCCTTGACTCGTATCGCATTTGCATCTAAAGTGATGTCAATGCTCACAGGAAAAAATTTACATCTTTGAACCAAGACCCGACCAAGGGGGTACAGACATCCGAGGAAGTGAAAAATGTCCAGATTAGGCCAATGTCTCGACATCGGTATTTATTATTTGGAATTCGGGATAATGTAACATAGCCAAACATTTCGATGTTTAACAGGCTTTATGTTTTATTCAGTATCAGCGTAGTATTTTCTTATGCTAAGAATAAacttttcaagtcaaatagcaCGAGCATCTGTGAAATTGGCGAGTTTATGTGTGGTGTAAAGGATCTGGAAAAACCGACAAACTCAGTTCAAATATGAATTCTTGTACAATGTATTTCATCACTATATTTGGACCATTATCTTGAAGAAAcgaaaaatcatataaaataataaatacatatttgaaaaattcgattttttctcCTTCGATATACCACGTCAAACCAAGGG
Above is a window of Harmonia axyridis chromosome X, icHarAxyr1.1, whole genome shotgun sequence DNA encoding:
- the LOC123686714 gene encoding ADP-ribosylation factor 6, whose amino-acid sequence is MGKLLSKIFGNKEMRILMLGLDAAGKTTILYKLKLGQSVTTIPTVGFNVETVTYKNVKFNVWDVGGQDKIRPLWRHYYTGTQGLIFVVDCADRDRIDEARQELHRIINDREMRDAIILIFANKQDLPEAMKPHEIQEKLGLTRIRDRNWYVQPACATSGDGLYEGLTWLTGNHKL